Below is a genomic region from Glaciihabitans sp. INWT7.
CGCGACATCCGTGCGGTATCTGCCGGTGGCGAGGCCGAGCCCGAAACTCACCAGGGCTGCCGCGAGCCAGGTGCCCGCGGCGATCGTGGCGATGAGGAATGCGTGGTCGACGGTGGTGAGCGGCACCGCCACCGGCAGGGTGAGATGAACGGCGATCCAGAGTGCGACCACCAGGAGGAACACGCGATACGGCATCCGCGCCCGCAGGATGAGCGCCCGTGCCCAGCTCTCGCGCCGTGCGGTGAGCCGCGCGGCCACCGAAGTGACCACCACCACCACGAGCACGGCGACGAGGGCGATGACCACGGCGATGCCGAGTCCGATCCACGATTTCCAGTCCGACATGACGCCAAGAGTAGGCGGTTTTTGCTCCACGGCAACGGCGAGAATCACCCGCGAGTGGGGGCTGCCGTTCACGGGCGGGGGCCTTTAATGTGAGCGGATGGCCACCAGCCTCACCATCCTCCTTCGCCTCGTCGCCGCCCTCAACGACCCCGAGGAGCCCTACCGTTTCGAGGTGCAGGGCGAGACGATCGTCGGAACCTGGGATGTCAGGCGCGCCGCCGTCGAGGATGTCCCCGACTTGGGCACCGTGGATTGGGACTACCGCCTCAGCGTGCGGCTCGACGAGAACAAGAGCACCTACGAATTCACCGAACACCGCGGCGCGGGCGTGGTCACCGCGACCCGGGCCGCCCCCGCGCCGGTACACAGCCACTCCTACCCCACCAGCCGCATCACCGACCCCCTCTTCACCTTCCTCGAGGGCAACGGCTACTCCCGAAAGAAGGCTTTCCTCCGCCGGTTGCTCAGCCGCTGAATCGCGACCCTCCGCGCCGGTAGAATTGGGGCTTCCGGCACGCCCTCGATCCAGGAGTCTTTGCGCCCGTGAGCACCCCACCAGTTTCCCTCCCCGACACCGTTTCGAACGCCGCAGCCACCCCCGACCGGGAGCAGCCCTACGCGGCCCTCGGCCTGAAGCCCGACGAATACGCGAGCATCCGCGAGATCCTCGGTCGCCGCCCCACCAGCGGTGAACTCGCGATGTACTCGGTCATGTGGAGCGAGCACTGCTCCTACAAGTCCTCGAAGATGTACCTGCGCCAGTTCGGTGACAAGACGACACCGAAGATGCGCGAGAACCTCATGGTGGGCATGGGCGAGAACGCGGGCGTCGTGGATGTCGGCCAGGGCTGGGCCGTGACCTTCAAGATCGAGAGCCACAACCATCCGTCGTACATCGAGCCGTTCCAGGGTGCTGCCACCGGCGTCGGCGGAATCGTGCGCGACATCATCTCGATGGGCGCCCGACCGGTCGCGGTCATGGATGCCCTGCGCTTCGGTGCGATCGACGACCCGGACACCGCGAGAGTCGTGCACGGTGTTGTCGCCGGCATCTCGTTCTACGGCAACTGTCTCGGACTCCCCAACATCGGTGGCGAGACCTGGTTCGACTCCGTCTACCAAGCCAATCCCCTGGTGAATGCGTTGGCCGTCGGTGTGCTTCGCCATGAAGACCTGCACCTCGCGAATGCGCGGGGCGTCGGCAACAAGGTCGTGTTGTTCGGAGCCCGTACCGGCGGGGACGGCATCGGCGGGGCATCCATCCTGGCCTCCGATTCGTTCTCTGCGGGCGGTCCGACCAAGCGCCCCGCCGTGCAGGTGGGCGACCCCTTCGCCGAGAAGGTGCTCATCGAGTGCTGCCTCGAGCTGTTCCAGCAGGAGCTCGTCGAAGGCATCCAGGACCTCGGGGCCGCCGGCATCAGCTGCGCGACCTCGGAGCTCGCCTCCAATGGCGACGGCGGCATGTTCATCGAGCTCGAGAAGGTGCTTCTGCGGGACCCGACTCTCACCGCAGAGGAGATCCTCATGTCGGAGTCGCAGGAGCGCATGATGGCCATCGTGACGCCCGAGAAGCTGGATGGATTTCTCGCCGTCACCGCGAAGTGGGATGTGGAGACCTCTGTGCTCGGTGAGGTCACCGACACCGGGCGCCTCATCATCAACTGGCACGGCGAGGAGATTGTCAACGTGCTGCCACGCACCGTCGCGGTCGATGGCCCGGTGTACGAGCGCCCCGTCGCCTACCCGAGCTGGATCGATGCACTGCAGGCCGATTCCGCGTCGTCGCTGCGGCGCGCGACATCCCCCGCCGAGCTCCGCGAACAGGCGATCGCCCTGCTCGGCAGCGGCAACCTCGCCTCGAAGGACTGGATCACCAACCAGTACGACCGCTATGTGATGGGCAACACGGCGCTGTCGTTCCCGGATGACGGCGGCATGGTGCGCGTCGACGAGGAGACCGGGCTCGGGTTCGCCGTCGCCACCGACGCCAACGGGCGCTACGCCTACCTCGATCCTTACCAGGGCGCGCAGCTCGCCCTCGCCGAGGCCTTCCGCAACGTGGCCGTCACTGGCGCGACCCCGGTGGCCGTCTCCGACTGTCTCAACTTCGGCTCGCCGGAAAACCCCGAGGTGATGTGGCAGTTCTCGAAGGCGGTCGAGGGACTGGCCGACGGATGCCTCGAGCTCGAGATCCCCGTCACGGGCGGCAACGTCTCGTTCTACAACCAGACCGGGGACGTGCCGATCCACCCGACTCCGGTCGTGGCCGTGCTCGGCGTGATCGACGACGTCGCCGACCGCATCCCGAGTGGCTGGCAGGACGAGGGCAACAACATCTACCTGCTCGGCACCACGCGTGACGAGCTCGACGGATCGGCGTGGGCGGGAGTCATCCACTCCCACCTCGGCGGCCATCCTCCGATCGTCGATTTCGCCGCGGAGCAGGCGCTGGCCGGGCTCATCAAGTCGGGTTCGGAGCAGAACATCATCGCCTCGGCGCACGACCTCTCCGACGGGGGCCTCATCCAGGCCGTCTCTGAGTCGGTGCTCCGCTTCGGTATCGGCGCCAGGCTCTGGATCACCGAGCTCATGGAGCGAGACGGCGTCGACGCGACGGCGGCGTTCTTCAGCGAGTCGGGTGCCCGGGCGATCGTCTCGGTTCCGCGTGAAGACGACGTGCGCTTCATCGGTCTCTGCGAGGGGCGCGGCGTGCCCGCATTGCGCGTCGGAGTGACGGATGGCACGGGCCTCGAGGTGCAGGACCAGTTCGCCCTCACGCTCGAGGAGCTGCGCGCCACTCACCGCGGCACCCTCGCGGAGCACTTCGGGCCTGTCGTCGGGTACTGAGTTCTGGGGCGCTGAGTGGCTGCGCCGGTCTGCGGCGGGCGCGGTGCTGGGGCCGGCCCGTCGTCTCTCTCGCGGCCCACCAGCGGCGCCCTTCGTCTCTCTCGACGAACTGTCGCCGCGCACGAGCGGAGCCCTTCGCGGAACTGTCGCCGCGAACCAGCGGCGCTCGTCGTCTCTCCAGACGAACTCTCGCCGCGCACCAGCGGAGCCCCTCGGGGAACTGTCGCCAACGGCTGACTGTGCGCGCCCGGGGGATTGTTTGTGACGGTTCGGCACCGCCATGGGGGGGTCGGGTCGGGGCCGTGGAGCGGTTTCTTGGAGATCGACGGCATCTGGATGGGTCTCCCGGGGCAGAGTTTCGCCACCCGGCACAAATCGCCGAATGACCGCCGTTCCACAGCCATAACCGACGGCCGGCCAGCGGCAGGTCCCGTCCTCCCCCGTCGGGGATTGGCCGCGAAAACCCTCGGTCTGCGAGATGGAGGCCCGGGAGAGCGCTGCACAGTGCATCGTGTTCGCATGCGCCGAAATCATCCGCTTCCACCGGTTCTGGCCTCTCGGCCGTTCTCAGTGGGTGAGGCTGCCCAACTCGGTGTCGGCGCCGGGCGCCTTCGGGGCAGCGACCTCCGCCGTCCATTCCATGGCATCCGGATGCCCCATGAGCTCCCCGAGGACATCGTTGACCTTGCCGCCGCGTACGTCAGCCGGATGCCACCCGACCAGTACTTCAGTCACCGGACTGCCGCCGCACTATGGGGGCTCCGGCTATCCGCGGCCCGGGTGCCGAAATTGCTCGACGTCGCGGTCGCTTCTCCGGGCCGGGCACCAAGGCTTCGCGGTGTGCGCGGCCACGAACTGCTGCCGGGCGTGCGGATTCTCACGCTTCCGAGCGGTCTGAGGGTGAGCGATCCGGTCGAGACCTGGTGTCAACTTGCTGCGCAGCTCTCCCTAGACGAGCTGATCATCATGGGCGACGGGCTCGTGCGTCGCCAGTCCCCCTTTGCAACTCTGGCGAACCTGAATGCCGCAGTGGAGGGATGGGGCGCGAGGCGCGGGGCTCCCAACCTTCGACGAGCGCTTTCTGAGATCCGCTGCCGCACGGACTCGGCGCGCGAGACCGCTCTGCGGCTCCTGATTGTGCGGGCGGGCCTGCCGGAGCCCGGGGTGAATGTGGTGATCCGCAACAGCTTCGGAGTGGTGATCGGCCTCGGCGATCTCGTCGATCCGGAGTACCGGGTGCTGCTCGAATACGACGGGGGCCAGCATCGCTCGGACGAGCGCCAGTTCCACATCGACATTGCCCGCCTCGACGCCTTCATGGAGGAGAGGTGGCGGGTGATCCGCGTCAACAAGAGCCTGATGCAGCAGCGAGCGACTCTGCTCGGCAAGGTGCGGACCGCACTGGAGGCCGCAGGCTGGACGGGCTGACAGGGTCGAGCCACCGCGATGACCGCCGGACCGTCACGTACCGCTGCTACCCGCCCGCTTGGCGACAGTGTGTGACGGGTCGGTCGGGCGCAAGCCCGACCCGCCAGCTGCCCCCGAACGCGAACCGTCACATACTGCTGACAGCCACCCGCCAAGCGACCGTTCGCGACGGATCGCCGCACGAAAGTCTCGACCACCACCAAACCCCGGTCGCGAACCGTCACATACTGCTGACAGCCACCCGCCAAGCGACCGTTCGCGACGGATCGCCGCACGAAAGTCTCGACCACCACCAAACCCTGGCCGCGAACCGTCAGAAACTGCCGACAGACGCCCGCCAGGCGACCGATTGTGACGGATCGGTCGGGGGCGCGGGCGGGAGCCAGCGACGGTGGGAGACCGCGACGGCCGGAGACACCGACGGCAAGCCCCCGCCGACACCCCGACCGCCTAGACCTGCTAGACCTGCTAGACCAGCTAGACCACCTAGACCGCGAACCTCTGCCCGACGAGCTTCTCCGACGCGGACCAGAGGGCCGCCCCGAAGGCCGCGTTGCTGCTGGATGCGGCGGGCTTCTGCCGCACGGCAGGGCCGCTGAAGCCCCCACGCGGGCCCCAGTAGTCGCCGCCGACGGCATCCGGGTCCGTCGCCGCGCGAACCGCGGACCAGGCGGCACGGTCCTTTCCGCCGCCGACGAAGGGGAAGGCCCGGGCGAACATCCGGCCAGCCGCCGAGGGATTCGTCACCCCGGCACGCTGCGGGCTGAGGCCGTCTATGCCGCTGCCCGGATGCGCCACGAGCGAGGTGACGGATCCGCGCGCAGCGCGCAGCCGCCGGTCGAGCTCGAACCCGAAGGACTGGGTCGCGTGCTTGGACTGGCCGTAGGCAGCGAACGGCGCGAAGGAGGATGCGCTCTGAAGGTCGGTGAGGTGCGCCTTGGTCAGGCGTGTGGCACCGCTCCCCATGGCGACCACGCGGGCGCCGGGGGTCGCGGCGAGCGTGGGGTAGAGCAGCGCGGTGAGCAGGAAATGCCCCAGGTGGTTGGTGCCGAACATCACCTCGTTGCCGTCGACGGTGGTCTCTCGCTTCTTGCTCGGCATGATCGAACCGGCGTTCTCGATGAGCGCGTCGATCCGGCGTCCGGCCAAGGCAGCCGCGGCGGACCGGACCGAGGCGTAGGAGGAGAGGTCGAGGGTCACGTGCTCGAGCTGTGCTCCCGGGGTGCGTACGTGGATCGCGGCGATGGCGGCATCCGCTTTGGCCGCGCTGCGGCAGGCGATGATGACGTGCCCGCCGGCCGCTGCGAGCTGTTCACTGATGAAGTAGCCGATTCCGGCGTT
It encodes:
- the purL gene encoding phosphoribosylformylglycinamidine synthase subunit PurL, with translation MSTPPVSLPDTVSNAAATPDREQPYAALGLKPDEYASIREILGRRPTSGELAMYSVMWSEHCSYKSSKMYLRQFGDKTTPKMRENLMVGMGENAGVVDVGQGWAVTFKIESHNHPSYIEPFQGAATGVGGIVRDIISMGARPVAVMDALRFGAIDDPDTARVVHGVVAGISFYGNCLGLPNIGGETWFDSVYQANPLVNALAVGVLRHEDLHLANARGVGNKVVLFGARTGGDGIGGASILASDSFSAGGPTKRPAVQVGDPFAEKVLIECCLELFQQELVEGIQDLGAAGISCATSELASNGDGGMFIELEKVLLRDPTLTAEEILMSESQERMMAIVTPEKLDGFLAVTAKWDVETSVLGEVTDTGRLIINWHGEEIVNVLPRTVAVDGPVYERPVAYPSWIDALQADSASSLRRATSPAELREQAIALLGSGNLASKDWITNQYDRYVMGNTALSFPDDGGMVRVDEETGLGFAVATDANGRYAYLDPYQGAQLALAEAFRNVAVTGATPVAVSDCLNFGSPENPEVMWQFSKAVEGLADGCLELEIPVTGGNVSFYNQTGDVPIHPTPVVAVLGVIDDVADRIPSGWQDEGNNIYLLGTTRDELDGSAWAGVIHSHLGGHPPIVDFAAEQALAGLIKSGSEQNIIASAHDLSDGGLIQAVSESVLRFGIGARLWITELMERDGVDATAAFFSESGARAIVSVPREDDVRFIGLCEGRGVPALRVGVTDGTGLEVQDQFALTLEELRATHRGTLAEHFGPVVGY
- a CDS encoding SDR family NAD(P)-dependent oxidoreductase translates to MSWDPRSIPSQAGKTFVVTGGNAGIGYFISEQLAAAGGHVIIACRSAAKADAAIAAIHVRTPGAQLEHVTLDLSSYASVRSAAAALAGRRIDALIENAGSIMPSKKRETTVDGNEVMFGTNHLGHFLLTALLYPTLAATPGARVVAMGSGATRLTKAHLTDLQSASSFAPFAAYGQSKHATQSFGFELDRRLRAARGSVTSLVAHPGSGIDGLSPQRAGVTNPSAAGRMFARAFPFVGGGKDRAAWSAVRAATDPDAVGGDYWGPRGGFSGPAVRQKPAASSSNAAFGAALWSASEKLVGQRFAV